The Candidatus Cloacimonadota bacterium genome contains the following window.
TCTCATAACCGGTAATGGCCCAGGAGGAAATGCTGCTTCCATCTTGGCAAAAATGCCTCTTAAGATATATGTAAGGGCTGGTGGAATGACCATTCGACAGGCTTATGAGGCATATAAAAACAACCAACTCGTACAAGGAGCTTAACATGCCAGGAAGAAATGGAAAAGGTCCTATGGGTAATGGACAGCCAGGCAGAGGATTAGGACACTGCGGCGCCGGTGGCGGAAATGGAAGAAGACGCAGAATTCCTCAACAAATGTATGATGCACCATTGACAGATACGGCGATATCCTCAGATGTGTACCAGTATTCTAAAGACAATCTTAAGGCTCGCAAAGCCGAGCTTGAGGAACAGCTTAAATGGATAAATAATGAACTGAATAAGGAACAATAAATGGCAGATGACAAAGAGTTAAAAGATCTTCAGGTGCAAACAAACCTGAAAAAAATTAAACATCGCATCATGGTTATGAGCGGTAAAGGTGGCGTTGGCAAAAGCTTCGTGGCAGTTAATCTTGCCTATGGCTTGGCAATGCAGGGAAAAACTGTGGGCATACTGGATTCTGACGTACACGGTCCCTCAGTTGTAAAGCTAACTGGCATTGAAGGAGTAGGTATTCCTACCGCCGATAGTGGAATGCCAGCACCTATAAAAGTGCTTTCAAACCTTTATGTACTTTCCGTTGCGTCACTTATAAAATCTGAAGACAGCGCACTGATCTGGCGCGGTCCAATGAAAATGTCACTAATCAAACAATTCTTTAGCGATTTTGATTGGCCGGAACTGGATTATCTAATCGTCGATTGCCCTCCCGGAACTGGCGATGAACCTCTTTCTATCGTGCAGACTCTGGGCAATGTGGATGGTGCGTTAATTGTTACCACTCCACAGGATATCGCGATTTTGGATGTAAAGAAATCTGTAAACTTTGCCATTCAGCTCAAACTCCCTATTCTGGGTGTAGTTGAGAATATGAAATATTTCCGCTGCCCAGATTGCGGCAAGATCACTCAGATTTTTAGCGGCAAAGGCTTGGAACAATTGATCTTTGAGCATCAACTTGATCTTCTAGCCGAACTGGAAATGGACCCCAATATCGGAATCTCATCCGATCAAGGAAAACCTTACATCTATTTCTATAACAAAATGCCT
Protein-coding sequences here:
- a CDS encoding Mrp/NBP35 family ATP-binding protein encodes the protein MADDKELKDLQVQTNLKKIKHRIMVMSGKGGVGKSFVAVNLAYGLAMQGKTVGILDSDVHGPSVVKLTGIEGVGIPTADSGMPAPIKVLSNLYVLSVASLIKSEDSALIWRGPMKMSLIKQFFSDFDWPELDYLIVDCPPGTGDEPLSIVQTLGNVDGALIVTTPQDIAILDVKKSVNFAIQLKLPILGVVENMKYFRCPDCGKITQIFSGKGLEQLIFEHQLDLLAELEMDPNIGISSDQGKPYIYFYNKMPTAQSLMEMVLKVLETVETKQ